A genomic window from Halogeometricum borinquense DSM 11551 includes:
- a CDS encoding queuosine precursor transporter, which produces MSETRFGVGQVALLALFIMALTTAQLTASKLLAIPIPDAVGSLPIVGTTILMPGAALAYALTFFASDCYSELYGRRPAQLMVNVGFAMNFILLALVWGTIFAPAANPEFAGQFRTVLASGTNIIAGSLLAYLVSQNWDVVAFHSIRELTGSSHLWLRNIASTATSQAIDTFIFVSVAFALAPRFFGIGEALPENIILGLMIGQYLLKLLIALVDTPFVYLVVSLVGNSADDGQDPWAAE; this is translated from the coding sequence ATGAGTGAAACCCGATTCGGCGTGGGGCAAGTCGCACTGCTTGCACTGTTCATCATGGCGTTGACGACGGCGCAACTCACCGCCTCGAAACTACTCGCCATTCCGATCCCCGACGCTGTCGGTTCGCTCCCCATCGTCGGTACGACGATACTCATGCCCGGCGCGGCGTTAGCGTACGCGCTGACCTTCTTCGCCTCGGACTGTTACTCCGAACTGTACGGCCGTCGTCCGGCACAGCTAATGGTTAACGTCGGCTTTGCGATGAACTTCATCCTTCTTGCCCTCGTGTGGGGGACGATTTTCGCGCCCGCTGCCAATCCCGAGTTCGCCGGACAGTTCCGAACTGTTCTCGCTTCCGGAACTAACATTATCGCCGGCAGTCTTCTCGCCTACCTCGTAAGCCAGAACTGGGACGTTGTTGCCTTCCACAGCATCCGTGAGCTGACGGGTTCCAGCCACCTCTGGCTTCGCAATATCGCCTCGACGGCGACTAGCCAGGCAATCGATACGTTCATCTTCGTCAGCGTTGCGTTCGCTCTCGCGCCGCGGTTTTTCGGAATCGGTGAGGCGCTTCCGGAAAACATCATTCTCGGCCTCATGATCGGCCAATATCTCCTGAAACTGCTCATTGCGCTCGTCGATACACCGTTCGTCTATCTCGTTGTCAGTCTCGTTGGTAACAGCGCTGACGACGGACAGGACCCGTGGGCGGCAGAGTAA
- a CDS encoding ribbon-helix-helix domain-containing protein, which translates to MSKISVEIPDELLADIDEHVGDDKKFVNRSDAIRASIRKTLDVLDEIDARHDRLDDE; encoded by the coding sequence ATGTCTAAGATAAGCGTCGAGATCCCGGACGAACTGCTCGCGGATATCGATGAACACGTTGGTGACGACAAGAAGTTCGTTAACCGAAGCGACGCAATCCGCGCGTCGATCCGCAAAACGTTGGACGTGCTCGATGAAATCGATGCACGTCACGACAGACTTGACGATGAGTGA
- the tatC gene encoding twin-arginine translocase subunit TatC → MSSALDEDTRRAIDDGRETAGAMLRAAQKDLQKVFIVFLVGFLGTFYALRLYVWGFLESVTRRNMNQVINQDLEIIAQTPFDVVLLQAKIGLVTGLIIAAPVFIYFSRDALRERDLWPSAPVPRWQLALIGTGMVVLFSLGVAYGYLFFFPITFEFLAQNTVNIGFSPKYSIVKWAQFMFLLTVSFGLASQLPLVMTILSYAEIVPYETFRDQWRYAVLGVFAAGALFTPPDPFTQILWAVPVLTLYGISLYISKVVVTARRGSEQLDFRAAIGKRWNLVVGSTALGGAVVYLYYTYGGPTAVNGLLDSVGSDYSIPALGTVLGVAPQTALIVWSVVGATVFTVIGLGYVVYKDIEESVGPLERGVGDPSKIDLRELDAMGVRAAPPEAFTDLSEDEAMAIAGDALDDGDKDKAQAIVDRFDEAEEGQNADAEAAAGADADDQPGELEDRATRAGGTFLSELTDGETDEDDIGGYYKDLAFIFETITSKTFRIVAVFMAALAGTFTWLYTVGFKAVFQQFLNRLPAEVRPNEVLNVVTLHPMEALLFEVKFSTLVAIIVTLPLVAYYAWPALRERNIVRRRRSTIFLWTGSLVVGLLGGLVLGYFYIAPAVISWLVNDAVQANMIISYRVTDFFWLIFFTTAGIGLLADVPILMVLLNGSGITYQVLRSRWREVTVGILTFAALFTPAGIVSMFLVTIPLMVAYGVGLAVLFVVTLGGRRNLAPARDSI, encoded by the coding sequence ATGTCTAGCGCGCTCGACGAGGACACCCGCCGCGCAATCGACGACGGTCGAGAGACTGCAGGCGCGATGCTCCGTGCGGCCCAAAAGGACCTACAGAAGGTCTTCATCGTCTTCCTCGTCGGTTTCCTCGGAACGTTCTATGCGCTCCGACTCTACGTTTGGGGGTTCCTGGAATCCGTTACCAGACGGAATATGAACCAGGTGATAAATCAAGATCTCGAAATTATTGCGCAAACGCCGTTCGACGTCGTTCTGTTGCAGGCGAAGATCGGGCTTGTGACGGGGCTTATCATCGCTGCGCCGGTGTTTATCTATTTCTCCCGTGATGCGCTCAGAGAACGCGATCTGTGGCCGTCTGCACCGGTTCCGCGGTGGCAACTCGCTCTCATCGGTACCGGGATGGTAGTGCTGTTCAGCCTCGGCGTCGCCTACGGCTACCTCTTTTTCTTCCCGATTACGTTCGAATTCCTCGCACAGAACACGGTGAACATCGGCTTCTCGCCCAAGTACTCTATCGTCAAGTGGGCGCAGTTCATGTTCCTCTTGACTGTCTCGTTCGGGTTGGCGAGCCAACTCCCGTTGGTGATGACGATTCTCTCGTACGCCGAGATCGTCCCGTACGAGACGTTCCGCGACCAGTGGCGCTATGCGGTCCTCGGTGTCTTCGCCGCCGGTGCGCTGTTCACGCCGCCGGATCCGTTCACGCAGATTCTGTGGGCCGTCCCGGTGCTGACGCTGTACGGCATCAGTCTCTACATCTCGAAAGTGGTGGTAACTGCAAGACGGGGGAGCGAACAACTTGACTTCCGGGCCGCCATCGGAAAGCGGTGGAATCTCGTCGTCGGAAGCACCGCGCTCGGCGGTGCAGTCGTCTATCTCTACTACACTTACGGCGGCCCAACGGCCGTCAACGGATTGCTCGACAGCGTCGGCAGCGACTACTCCATTCCCGCTCTCGGTACGGTTCTCGGTGTTGCACCGCAGACTGCGCTCATCGTCTGGTCTGTCGTCGGTGCTACCGTCTTCACCGTTATCGGACTCGGATACGTCGTCTACAAAGACATCGAGGAGTCCGTCGGCCCGCTCGAACGCGGTGTCGGTGATCCCTCGAAGATCGATCTGCGGGAACTGGACGCGATGGGCGTTCGCGCTGCACCGCCAGAAGCGTTCACCGACCTGAGCGAGGACGAGGCGATGGCTATCGCGGGCGACGCGCTCGACGACGGTGACAAGGACAAAGCTCAAGCTATCGTTGACCGATTCGACGAGGCCGAGGAGGGCCAAAACGCCGATGCCGAGGCCGCCGCGGGCGCCGACGCGGACGACCAACCGGGCGAACTCGAAGACCGGGCGACGCGCGCCGGCGGGACGTTCCTCAGTGAACTCACCGATGGCGAGACGGACGAAGACGACATCGGCGGCTACTACAAAGACCTCGCGTTCATCTTTGAGACGATCACCTCGAAGACGTTCCGCATCGTCGCGGTGTTTATGGCCGCCTTGGCGGGGACGTTCACGTGGCTGTACACTGTCGGATTCAAGGCCGTATTCCAGCAGTTCCTCAACCGACTCCCTGCCGAAGTACGACCCAATGAGGTACTGAACGTCGTCACGCTCCACCCGATGGAGGCACTGCTGTTCGAGGTGAAGTTCTCGACGCTCGTCGCCATCATCGTCACGTTGCCGCTGGTCGCGTACTACGCGTGGCCCGCGCTCCGTGAGCGGAACATTGTCCGACGTCGCCGCAGTACCATCTTCCTCTGGACGGGATCGCTCGTTGTCGGTCTCCTCGGTGGGCTAGTCCTCGGATACTTCTACATCGCACCCGCGGTTATCTCGTGGTTAGTGAACGACGCGGTGCAGGCGAACATGATTATCTCGTACCGCGTCACCGACTTCTTCTGGCTCATCTTCTTCACGACGGCCGGAATCGGTCTCTTGGCGGACGTTCCAATCCTGATGGTGTTGCTCAACGGTTCGGGTATCACCTACCAAGTCCTCCGGAGCCGCTGGCGCGAGGTGACCGTCGGTATCCTCACGTTCGCCGCTCTGTTCACCCCTGCCGGTATCGTGTCGATGTTCCTCGTGACGATTCCGCTGATGGTCGCCTACGGCGTTGGTTTGGCCGTCCTGTTCGTCGTCACCCTCGGCGGCCGTCGGAACCTCGCTCCGGCCCGCGATAGCATCTGA
- a CDS encoding twin-arginine translocase subunit TatC, with the protein MADDSESDRPSSDADESVDSSPDDTETPEPSDTPTEEASAPSDDSDSGDFDSDGATDDVDDVTLEREDLIPPPDEESDGMETAGGTETDAADAEPDSEADSGTDAEDDSGTDAEDDSGTDAEDDSGTDAEDDSGTDAETDNGSEDDTGTDAEDLWPDDHEPPKTKTAEEMGLTDDESEEAITNTDGGAPANATIDGTDPEPPAEISDDGVFGDGPESDEEMPLADHIEEMVRRLAVVFAIGGIITLILYPGADLANSALHLNLTSSTDVINFLWNKHIPGAPEIAERRPRVYGPLELVLTELKVAGLAGLVIGLPVFVYETYLFMRPGLFPKERRYYLAAVPTSLILAFIGIAFAHFVVLPTLIKYFTSYTQGTAVIAFGLKETFNLILILMGYNAIIFQIPLFIMLAIMMNLVTRQWLVARRLIFWASFLGLAFFVSPDPTGMAPIIIAATMITLFEGTLLLLRWTGN; encoded by the coding sequence ATGGCCGACGACTCGGAGTCGGACCGTCCTTCGTCGGACGCCGACGAGTCCGTGGACTCATCCCCGGACGATACTGAGACGCCCGAACCGTCCGACACGCCGACCGAAGAAGCGTCTGCGCCGTCGGATGACTCCGATAGCGGCGACTTCGACTCCGACGGCGCTACCGACGACGTGGATGACGTGACACTCGAGCGCGAGGACCTCATTCCGCCGCCGGACGAGGAATCGGACGGTATGGAGACGGCTGGCGGCACAGAGACGGATGCAGCCGACGCCGAGCCAGATTCGGAAGCCGATTCCGGAACTGACGCAGAAGACGATTCCGGAACTGACGCAGAAGACGATTCCGGAACTGACGCAGAAGACGATTCCGGAACTGACGCAGAAGACGATTCCGGAACTGACGCAGAGACAGACAACGGCTCCGAGGACGACACAGGAACGGATGCCGAGGATCTGTGGCCGGACGACCACGAACCGCCCAAAACGAAAACAGCCGAGGAGATGGGGCTGACGGACGACGAAAGCGAGGAAGCCATCACCAACACCGACGGCGGCGCGCCGGCCAACGCCACCATCGATGGAACAGACCCCGAACCGCCGGCCGAGATTTCGGATGACGGCGTGTTCGGAGACGGTCCCGAGAGCGACGAAGAGATGCCGTTGGCCGACCACATCGAGGAGATGGTCCGCCGTCTGGCGGTGGTGTTTGCCATCGGTGGGATCATCACACTCATCCTCTATCCCGGTGCCGATTTGGCGAACTCGGCGCTTCATCTCAACCTGACGAGTTCGACGGATGTCATCAACTTCCTCTGGAACAAGCACATCCCCGGCGCGCCGGAGATTGCCGAACGCCGACCGCGCGTTTACGGTCCGCTCGAACTCGTCTTGACCGAACTGAAAGTCGCCGGTCTCGCGGGTCTCGTCATCGGTCTGCCGGTGTTTGTCTACGAGACGTACCTGTTCATGCGCCCCGGACTGTTCCCCAAAGAGCGACGCTACTATCTCGCCGCAGTGCCGACGAGCCTCATTCTCGCATTCATCGGTATCGCCTTCGCGCATTTCGTGGTCCTTCCGACCCTCATCAAGTACTTCACGTCCTACACGCAGGGGACGGCGGTTATCGCGTTCGGCCTGAAGGAGACGTTCAACCTCATCCTCATCCTGATGGGCTACAACGCCATCATCTTCCAGATTCCGCTGTTCATCATGCTCGCCATCATGATGAACCTCGTCACCCGGCAGTGGTTGGTCGCCCGCCGCCTGATCTTCTGGGCCTCCTTCCTCGGACTGGCGTTCTTCGTCAGTCCCGACCCGACGGGGATGGCACCCATCATCATCGCCGCGACGATGATTACGCTGTTCGAGGGGACGTTGCTCCTCCTGCGGTGGACCGGAAACTGA
- the larE gene encoding ATP-dependent sacrificial sulfur transferase LarE gives MPDADTSDDLEPALAEKAAAARASLEERDGVLIAFSGGVDSSVVAALAHDALGDDAIACTAKSETLPTEELDDARRVADEIGIRHEIVEFSELDNPDFVANDGDRCYHCRTMRLGRMYDAARERGIETVCDGTNASDPGEGHRPGLRAVEELEVLSPLLTHDISKEEVRAIADSYGLSVADKPSMACLSSRIPTGIEVTEERLSRVEKAERVVRQWGFSQFRVRDHDGLARIEVASEELETALDPDFVTAVRDRLTDLGFDHVTLDLHGYQTGSVSPAADTDADAAGEPLVEDVFATDYPTK, from the coding sequence ATGCCCGACGCGGACACGTCAGACGATCTAGAACCGGCGCTCGCTGAGAAGGCCGCGGCGGCGCGCGCGTCCCTCGAAGAGCGAGACGGTGTTCTCATCGCGTTTTCCGGTGGCGTTGACTCTTCCGTCGTCGCCGCACTGGCGCACGACGCTCTCGGTGACGACGCTATCGCCTGCACGGCCAAGTCAGAGACGCTCCCTACGGAGGAGTTAGACGACGCTCGCCGCGTCGCGGACGAAATCGGCATTCGCCACGAAATCGTGGAATTTTCCGAACTCGACAATCCCGACTTCGTTGCCAACGACGGCGACCGGTGTTACCACTGCCGGACGATGCGACTCGGTCGGATGTACGACGCCGCCCGCGAGCGCGGAATCGAGACTGTCTGCGACGGCACGAACGCCTCAGACCCCGGCGAAGGACACCGCCCCGGACTCCGCGCTGTCGAGGAGTTGGAGGTACTCTCTCCGCTTTTGACCCACGATATCTCGAAGGAGGAGGTGCGCGCCATCGCCGACAGCTACGGACTCTCCGTCGCCGACAAACCGTCGATGGCGTGCCTGTCCTCTCGCATCCCGACCGGCATCGAGGTGACCGAAGAACGTCTGTCGCGCGTCGAGAAAGCCGAGCGCGTCGTCCGCCAGTGGGGGTTCTCGCAGTTCCGCGTCCGCGACCACGACGGTCTCGCCCGTATCGAAGTCGCAAGCGAGGAGTTGGAAACGGCGCTCGACCCCGACTTTGTGACCGCCGTCCGCGACAGACTGACTGATCTCGGCTTCGATCACGTCACACTCGACCTGCACGGCTACCAGACCGGGAGTGTCAGTCCGGCCGCCGATACTGACGCCGACGCGGCGGGTGAACCCCTCGTCGAAGACGTGTTCGCGACCGACTATCCGACGAAGTGA
- a CDS encoding MutS-related protein: MEFEAIPGVGEKTAEALSELDDAERALADGDVAALARAPGLTEGRAAAIARGAIRRRHDDDGRFLATDRAREVYRDVLSLLRERTVTTYAEKRLETFFPTASASRIEEVRAFTESAMERDPDPVVLAALEGVEPLEPASGIRVRERCLATADAERYAAAKEAFPELSVEVVEDARGLSELARSYATVVALDEAFAGVDVEGDVRVRPDAAEHPDEIVPERVLAFFAQNRERIRAAADVHEAAELDAPCDLDSLRDALSRLDDDGTIVGDEELDRLTNAVDDVDAAVSTAESVANDHLRDAIRERDVTIEGTDFLSLVEQGARVDSLLSRELEDQYADAVATAREHLIESLSLRPEEADIATRVFSDDPSFPVDYDEELVSRLRAELKAGRDRRAVRLKRELAADLSALREPVGEMVSNALELDVELAVSRFARDFDCVMPTITDGDTASGTGFSIEGGQSPLLDVSFEAAEPVDYGVSGVTLLSGVNSGGKTSTLDLVALVVVLAQMGLPVPAERVELERFSELHYYAKSQGTLDAGAFESTLRDFRELVDGESNRLVLVDELESITEPGASAKIIAGILEALDDQAATAVFVSHLADEIREAAGFTVAVDGIEAVGLENGELVVNRSPVKDHLARSTPELIVEKLAGEDGSGFYDRLLEKF, from the coding sequence ATGGAGTTCGAGGCTATCCCGGGCGTGGGAGAGAAGACGGCGGAAGCGCTGTCGGAACTTGACGACGCCGAACGGGCGTTAGCCGACGGCGACGTGGCCGCTCTTGCCCGCGCGCCGGGTCTCACGGAGGGCCGCGCGGCGGCCATCGCACGCGGTGCCATTCGCCGCCGCCACGACGACGACGGCCGGTTTCTCGCTACCGACCGCGCCCGAGAGGTGTATCGCGACGTCCTCTCGTTGCTCCGCGAACGAACTGTCACGACCTACGCCGAAAAACGACTGGAGACGTTCTTTCCGACGGCCTCGGCGTCCCGAATCGAGGAGGTGCGCGCGTTCACCGAGTCGGCCATGGAGCGCGACCCCGACCCGGTCGTTCTCGCGGCACTAGAAGGAGTCGAACCGCTCGAACCCGCCTCGGGAATCCGCGTCCGAGAACGGTGTCTCGCCACCGCCGACGCCGAACGCTACGCGGCCGCCAAGGAGGCGTTTCCGGAACTCTCAGTCGAGGTCGTCGAGGACGCCCGCGGCCTGTCTGAACTCGCCCGGTCGTACGCCACTGTCGTCGCTCTCGACGAGGCGTTTGCGGGCGTGGACGTAGAGGGTGACGTGCGGGTCCGCCCCGACGCGGCGGAGCATCCCGACGAAATCGTTCCCGAGCGCGTCCTCGCCTTCTTCGCGCAGAACCGCGAACGAATCCGGGCGGCCGCGGATGTTCACGAGGCCGCGGAACTCGATGCACCCTGTGATCTCGATTCGCTCCGCGATGCGCTCTCCCGACTGGACGATGACGGAACCATTGTCGGCGACGAAGAACTGGACAGGCTGACGAACGCCGTAGACGATGTGGACGCCGCCGTCTCGACAGCCGAATCCGTAGCGAACGACCATCTCCGCGACGCCATCCGCGAGCGCGACGTGACCATCGAAGGAACGGACTTTCTCTCGCTGGTCGAACAGGGCGCTCGCGTGGACTCGTTGCTCTCGCGCGAACTCGAAGACCAGTACGCCGACGCCGTCGCTACGGCCCGAGAACACCTTATCGAGTCTTTGTCGCTCCGTCCGGAAGAGGCCGACATCGCCACTCGCGTCTTCTCCGACGATCCGTCGTTCCCGGTAGACTACGACGAAGAACTCGTCTCGCGGCTCCGTGCGGAACTGAAAGCCGGACGCGACCGCCGAGCAGTCCGACTGAAACGCGAACTCGCCGCTGACCTGTCCGCACTCCGTGAGCCGGTCGGCGAGATGGTGTCGAACGCGCTCGAACTCGACGTGGAACTGGCCGTCTCGCGGTTCGCCCGCGACTTCGACTGCGTGATGCCCACCATCACCGACGGCGACACGGCGTCAGGGACCGGGTTCTCTATCGAGGGCGGCCAGTCACCACTTCTCGACGTTTCGTTCGAGGCGGCAGAACCCGTTGACTACGGCGTCTCCGGCGTCACCCTTCTCTCTGGTGTCAACTCCGGTGGGAAGACTTCGACGCTCGATTTGGTGGCGCTCGTCGTCGTCCTCGCACAGATGGGACTTCCCGTCCCCGCCGAACGCGTCGAACTCGAACGGTTCTCTGAACTGCACTACTACGCGAAGTCACAGGGAACGCTCGACGCAGGGGCGTTCGAAAGCACGCTCCGCGACTTCCGTGAACTCGTAGACGGGGAGTCAAACCGCCTCGTCCTCGTTGACGAACTGGAGAGCATCACCGAACCCGGTGCCTCCGCGAAGATTATCGCCGGAATCCTCGAAGCTCTCGATGATCAAGCGGCGACGGCGGTGTTCGTCTCGCACCTTGCTGATGAGATACGCGAGGCCGCCGGATTCACCGTCGCCGTGGACGGGATCGAGGCAGTTGGACTGGAAAACGGCGAACTCGTCGTAAACCGCTCGCCGGTGAAAGACCACCTCGCGCGCTCGACCCCGGAACTTATCGTGGAGAAACTCGCGGGTGAGGACGGCTCTGGCTTCTACGACCGCCTCTTGGAGAAGTTTTGA
- a CDS encoding ORC1-type DNA replication protein — translation MRDDPEEGMLSWDETVFRDEHVFEIDYVPETFNHRETQLQSLKYALRPAVRGSRPLNTIVRGPPGTGKTTAVQKLYGELGTQSGVRTVRVNCQVDSTRYAVFSRIFEHIFEYEPPSSGISFKKLFGQITDRLVEEDEVLAVALDDVNYLFYENEASDTLYSLLRAHETHSGARIGVIIVSSDLALDVIEELDGRVQSVFRPEEVYFPVYGVDEIFEILRGRAKRGFHDGVIGEPELDRVAELTAESGDLRVGIDLLRRAGLNAEMRASRSVTLEDVEAAYDKSKYVHLSRCLRGLSDSERALVRVIAEYDGEQAGTVYEAFHDETDLGYTRYSEITNKLDQLGIIDTEYAEIEGRGRSRSLSLAYDPEAVLDRL, via the coding sequence ATGAGGGACGACCCCGAAGAGGGGATGCTATCGTGGGATGAGACAGTCTTCCGCGACGAGCACGTCTTCGAGATAGACTACGTTCCGGAGACGTTCAACCACCGCGAGACGCAACTACAGAGTCTCAAGTACGCGCTTCGACCCGCCGTCCGCGGCTCCCGTCCGCTCAACACTATCGTCCGCGGACCGCCGGGAACGGGCAAAACGACGGCCGTTCAGAAGCTGTACGGCGAACTCGGTACCCAGTCGGGCGTCCGGACCGTCCGGGTCAACTGCCAAGTTGACTCGACACGCTACGCCGTCTTCTCCCGTATCTTCGAGCATATTTTCGAGTACGAGCCGCCCTCCTCTGGAATCTCTTTTAAGAAACTGTTCGGGCAGATAACCGACCGCCTCGTCGAGGAAGACGAAGTCCTCGCCGTCGCCCTGGACGACGTGAACTACCTGTTCTACGAGAACGAGGCGTCCGATACGCTCTACTCACTGCTTCGCGCCCACGAGACGCACTCGGGGGCGCGAATCGGCGTCATTATCGTCTCCTCGGACCTCGCACTCGACGTTATCGAGGAACTCGACGGCCGCGTCCAGAGCGTCTTCCGTCCCGAAGAGGTGTACTTCCCCGTCTACGGCGTCGATGAGATATTTGAAATTCTCCGCGGCCGGGCGAAGCGAGGCTTCCACGATGGCGTCATCGGCGAGCCAGAACTCGACCGAGTGGCTGAACTCACCGCCGAGAGCGGCGACCTGCGCGTCGGCATCGACTTGCTTCGGCGCGCCGGTCTCAACGCCGAGATGCGCGCCAGCCGGTCGGTAACGCTCGAAGACGTGGAAGCGGCCTACGACAAATCGAAGTACGTCCATCTCTCGCGGTGTCTCCGCGGCCTCTCGGACTCCGAACGTGCGTTAGTTCGCGTCATCGCGGAGTACGATGGCGAACAGGCCGGAACCGTCTACGAGGCGTTCCACGACGAAACCGATCTCGGCTACACGCGCTACTCGGAGATCACCAACAAACTCGACCAACTCGGCATCATCGACACTGAGTACGCCGAGATCGAGGGTCGTGGACGGTCGCGGTCGCTCTCGCTAGCGTACGATCCAGAGGCCGTTTTAGATCGTCTCTAA
- the rpiA gene encoding ribose-5-phosphate isomerase RpiA: protein MKTTGGTDDQKRRAAERAADLVETGATVGLGTGSTAAFAIRALGRAVEDGLDIRGVPTSFASRELAREEGIPLVAVDEVETIDVAIDGADQLDGDLNLIKGGGAAHAREKIVDAMADRFVVVADPSKVTETLERAVPLEVLPDARTAAAARVSELDGEATLRRAERKDGPVVTDNGNLVLDCEFGQISDPESLAADLSATPGVVEHGLFVGLADEAYIGTDDGVDVQS, encoded by the coding sequence ATGAAGACGACGGGCGGTACAGACGACCAGAAGCGTCGTGCGGCCGAACGCGCCGCCGACCTCGTAGAAACGGGTGCGACGGTCGGCCTCGGAACCGGAAGCACCGCCGCGTTCGCCATCCGCGCACTCGGCCGGGCAGTCGAAGACGGGCTCGACATACGCGGCGTCCCGACCTCCTTTGCCTCCCGCGAACTCGCCCGTGAGGAAGGGATTCCGCTCGTCGCCGTTGACGAGGTAGAGACAATCGACGTGGCGATCGACGGCGCGGACCAACTCGACGGCGACCTGAATCTGATAAAAGGTGGCGGGGCGGCCCACGCCCGCGAGAAGATTGTAGACGCGATGGCCGACCGCTTCGTCGTCGTTGCCGACCCCTCGAAAGTCACCGAGACGCTGGAGCGAGCAGTGCCGCTCGAAGTCCTTCCCGACGCGCGAACCGCTGCCGCCGCGCGCGTCAGTGAACTCGACGGGGAGGCGACCCTGCGCCGGGCCGAACGGAAAGACGGTCCAGTCGTTACCGACAACGGCAACCTCGTTCTCGACTGCGAGTTCGGACAGATTTCCGACCCCGAGTCGCTTGCGGCCGATCTTTCAGCGACGCCGGGCGTCGTCGAACACGGCCTGTTCGTCGGGCTTGCGGACGAGGCGTACATCGGCACCGACGATGGCGTGGACGTACAGAGCTAA
- a CDS encoding YcxB family protein: MSRTRRFALSFALFVAAAVVTPVAVGLIAADVSLVALAGVSTVGFVLTAGVGYRFGTDDTAARIGKSRFGPAFVLSPATLDALFVGYYLLTDTLSVSLALVLGAGILVGFVTGVIVWNGAATEHAARARAGRTAVTTWEARPPDAWWRKSSVVVASGLTALIVSTVAAFTVAPWLSSLLPFVGGLFGGMLGSISQLKQSRSYLAYENGVAVEQGGVTAFYGWDQITAIDRTDDAVVLRRHRPWTNFSARSEDIDGSGELTATLRELRASA, from the coding sequence ATGTCCCGCACGCGTCGGTTTGCCCTCTCCTTCGCTCTGTTCGTTGCCGCCGCAGTTGTGACTCCGGTCGCAGTCGGCCTCATCGCCGCTGACGTGAGTCTCGTCGCACTTGCTGGCGTTTCTACCGTCGGGTTCGTCCTTACCGCTGGCGTCGGCTATCGCTTCGGAACCGACGACACGGCCGCCCGAATCGGGAAGTCCCGTTTCGGTCCGGCTTTCGTTTTGAGTCCAGCCACTCTCGATGCCTTGTTTGTCGGCTACTATCTTCTCACCGACACTCTTAGCGTCAGTCTCGCGCTCGTCCTCGGCGCTGGTATACTCGTTGGGTTCGTCACGGGAGTGATTGTGTGGAATGGCGCCGCGACCGAACACGCCGCCCGAGCGCGCGCCGGGCGGACAGCCGTCACAACGTGGGAGGCACGCCCGCCGGATGCGTGGTGGCGGAAATCGAGCGTCGTCGTCGCCAGCGGTCTCACTGCGCTCATCGTCTCCACCGTCGCCGCGTTCACTGTCGCGCCGTGGTTGTCGTCGTTGCTTCCCTTCGTCGGTGGTCTGTTCGGCGGGATGCTCGGCAGCATCAGCCAACTGAAGCAGTCTCGGTCGTACCTCGCGTACGAGAACGGTGTCGCTGTCGAGCAGGGCGGCGTCACCGCGTTCTACGGATGGGACCAAATCACTGCTATCGACCGGACGGACGACGCGGTGGTTCTCCGCCGACACCGTCCGTGGACGAACTTCAGCGCACGGAGCGAAGATATAGACGGGTCAGGGGAACTGACCGCCACGCTCCGAGAACTACGCGCGTCAGCTTAG
- a CDS encoding DUF1931 family protein, whose translation MADLIVKAAVKEALNDKNVASDFYDALDEEVKELLEDAARRAEENDRKTVQPRDL comes from the coding sequence ATGGCAGACCTTATTGTCAAGGCAGCCGTCAAGGAAGCGCTCAACGACAAAAACGTCGCTTCTGACTTCTACGACGCGCTCGACGAGGAAGTGAAAGAACTGCTCGAAGACGCCGCCCGCCGTGCGGAAGAGAACGACCGTAAGACGGTCCAGCCCCGCGACCTGTAA